The window GGCCATAGCTCCGGTGACGATTACGTCGAGGTATTTCGTTTTCGGCCAAATCCTGGTTACAATTCCCTCCCACTCTTCCTTCGAACATTCATCTGAAACGAAATCCGCCAGTTGGGCGTCGGGTTTCAGGATCTTCTGGATGCAATCTCTTAAGGAGGGATCGGTGATTCTGGAATTCAAGGTTCCGTTACGAATATCAGTAGCGAGATCGTGCCAGTTCAATTGAAGAAAGCGGATGGCACGGAGTAAACCAGAGGCAAAGACGGCGCCGAGGCGGAGGACTTGGTTGCGTTGGAGAAGACCACAGAGCATCTGAGTGTACATGCTTTGGAAGGAATCGGGGCAAAGGATGGCTTCATTGGGGCTGGTGTAAACCATAAAGGGGTCGTAGGGTCGGGTCTTGAAATGGTCACTCTTGTAGTAACTGGTTAAAACAGGTCGAGCCAAGAGCCCACCCGGAGTCCTCGTCTCCGATTTCACAAACAAGAAGTAAAGCCCCTTGCCTTTATCCAACCCAGGTACATAGCtgtcaaatttaatttgatttaatttaattttacgcgcttttaattttaataataaattcaaaatgttcATATTGTTGTTGCTTTCTCTTACAGGTTCATAACTGGCATGAGTAGACTGTATAGAAGTTGACGACGATCCAGTTCCTCCTTAATCGTTGGCATAAGTTTTCTCTCTCCGGCGGAAGTACCAGAACTGCAAAAATCACCCCATCAGTCACTGGATTCAATTCAGGTAATAAACGAATTATGTTtgttaaattcaatatttctGATGAGCAAGAGTGTTACGTTTCATTCAATTACCTAGTGAGGAACTCGGAGATGGGATGAGAGGAGAGAATAGGAGAGCGATCTCCACTGGCAATTCGTTGTATTTCAGGTTGGAGATCCTCGTAGGTGATGACAGGGAGTTTAGCTTTGAAAGTTTGAGGATCGGTAGCGCCGTCGAGGGAGTAACGGCGGAGGTACTCGGTAGAGGCGTTTCTGGACAAGATTTCAGAGAGGAGGGTGTGTTGGACGGCGTGGGCGTTACGAGTCATTTCATCGATGAATTGAAGAGGCTTAGAGTCTCTTTCACAGGCAGGAGGGCCGAGAGgtgaagagagagaagaatgGACAGCCATTGAAAGAaggggaggaagaagatgaagaagaggaaggagGGTGATGAGTAAGAAGGGGGGGGGGCGGTGGAGGAAAGGGGAGAAGGGAAGGATATATATAGTGGGGGAGAAGTGCCACGTAGGAAGGTTGACTGGGTGGGGTAAGAGTTGttttacttaaatatttaaaaagaaatgaagaagagagagggagagagagagagggagttgGGAGGAAGCTTACGGAATTATACGGAGcgtaaagagagagagagggggggAGAAGAGAGAGGAATTCTGTGTTGTGGAAAGGAAATGTAGGGGGAAATGGAGACAAAGGATGACCCACAACACGTAGACATTGCAGCAAGTGAGATGAGCATGTGAAGGTTaggtcttttcttttccctccATTCTTGATTTTGCATTTTCACTTACTAAAACACATTTTAGCTTCTAAGTTTGGCCTCTAATACACTTAATTATACAACAACTTTAAACCCATAATTCAATTCGTTACTTTAACTACTACTTCTAATCATATCACTGCCTATTCTACTCCATCCATCCATCCtatgtattttttaacatattcCATCCATCCACCCtatgtattttttaacatattcCATCATTCTCagtcaaataaatttgtatcctaatataatctaaaattcatgtttagaTTTAAACCTTTTAAACTCTATTtgtaatacttttttttaaaaaaaaactcattttttataatagttttcaatttaaactatcttttcttattttccgACTTACCatctcatttttaatttatatagtCATGTTTAcacttttcaaaatctcatCTTTCTTATCTAAACaatcattcaaatatatatcgttatattttagataaaattctctcaatttcaaaCACATCACTAAAACTATCTTCAAATGATTATATacttaactttaaaaaaattaaatgattataatactaaattttaaaagttaaatcattatcttgaatgaaaaataatacttGGGTCAAAAGCTTTACTTTGACCTAAATAAACTGTTATGCAAACTAAGGACATAGTTAAGCTTTTGACCTAAATCATTTGTTATGCAAAATAAGGACatagttaattattaatgaaaaagtaaTTGTTTGGATGCAAATTTTCTAATACTAAGCATGCTCCTCATCCATTACTTAAGATGTCATCAAATGatctattaatttattatttagctATTTTATAGACTCTATAATTTCTTAGATATTATTTTCATGACAATTAATGAATGAAAGATAATGTTGGAGATCTTTTTCATAACACTGTAGTACTATAAATTTTATCGTATTGTGGGTTGTGAGATCACACATTGCAATTTTCAGTAACTTGTTTCCCATATGCCACTCttgtcaaaataaatatatatatacattttggTGTCTAAGCTAGTGCACGCGTATCTCAATTTATTTCACCGGACAACATATCTAAccttataatatttgaatgctaaaaaaagtaatgaaatattgaattctaaataaataggTAGCatgaatttcaattatttcctCCCAGCTTTTTATTAATCACATGCCCATTATTTAGCAACCAACCTAGGTGGTTGATTATTTTACAATTCCGTCTAAAAAATTTGATCgtaaatgaatatattttgattggtTAGTGTTAGGAATATGTTGCTccattatttgaattaaataacaGCCCGTTTTGCTCTTTCCACTCGACAAACAAATaggttttaattattagtttttcttttgtccattttcccttaatgaaaaaacaatataaagttataaattttgatgtttgtttCCTTCTATAACTACTACTATACTACTTCTATTTGGGCTCCATCACCATTGATTTTGACActctttaaaaaatgaatttagatAAGACCcattaatgaataataaaaaatttaaatggaagTACACTTTCtccattcatattttattataaagagatagacaaagaagatgaaggcaaacaaacaaacaaactcaCTACCTCCAAAAATGATGCGTGAAATccgtttgttatttttatttaaatcaataataataattttaaaactaaaaaaaaaaaaaaaacttctttagtttatctttttatatttattttttaatatacttatGAATGTGCCCTCATAATTTATTACTTTCAACAAGTTGATAacatattcttcaaattacTCCAACAACCATGAAGAAGTAAGTGAACTATTGGCTCTGTCTTATtgaagaatatttaaattagagGATCTATATTCAAGGTGGTTTCTATTTTCTTGAGTGAGACGAGTACACAAGAAGAGAACACACGTTAAGGGATCTTTCAATCCACagatttcttaaattaatgtaaataagCAACTGATCTATTTTTCACATATATGGAACAACTTAATTAATCCTTTCTCTTAATCAACTTTTAGCATTTATCAAAAAACGTCATTCTATCAAAGTACTCACTGGATCAGCATATATGGATGGCTTGTTTGAGGTGAAGTCAAGCAG of the Cucumis sativus cultivar 9930 chromosome 3, Cucumber_9930_V3, whole genome shotgun sequence genome contains:
- the LOC101203475 gene encoding probable indole-3-acetic acid-amido synthetase GH3.1, with translation MAVHSSLSSPLGPPACERDSKPLQFIDEMTRNAHAVQHTLLSEILSRNASTEYLRRYSLDGATDPQTFKAKLPVITYEDLQPEIQRIASGDRSPILSSHPISEFLTSSGTSAGERKLMPTIKEELDRRQLLYSLLMPVMNLYVPGLDKGKGLYFLFVKSETRTPGGLLARPVLTSYYKSDHFKTRPYDPFMVYTSPNEAILCPDSFQSMYTQMLCGLLQRNQVLRLGAVFASGLLRAIRFLQLNWHDLATDIRNGTLNSRITDPSLRDCIQKILKPDAQLADFVSDECSKEEWEGIVTRIWPKTKYLDVIVTGAMAQYIPTLDFYSGGLPLACTMYASSECYFGLNLNPMCKPSEVSYTIMPNMAYFEFLPLEQNSGSDSSPKLVDLVDVEMGKEYELVITTYAGLYRYRVGDILRVTGFHNAAPQFHFVRRKNVVLSIDSDKTDEAELQKAVEKASEVLKQWKASVVEYTSYAETKTIPGHYVIYWELMVKEGGEEAGKWGRKEVMEECCLRMEESMNSVYRQGRVADNSIGALEIRVVKSGTFEELMDYAISRGASINQYKVPRCVNFTPIMELLDSRVVSTHFSPALPHWTPTTKS